The proteins below come from a single Juglans regia cultivar Chandler chromosome 12, Walnut 2.0, whole genome shotgun sequence genomic window:
- the LOC109007903 gene encoding dof zinc finger protein DOF3.1, whose protein sequence is MQDPAIFQPTQPHFPEQEQLKCPRCDSSNTKFCYFNNYNLSQPRHFCKNCRRYWTKGGALRNIPVGGGTRKNTKRASNPKRSSSSSASSSTTSNSVVQNPGPENDPNRLYGAAVGDQDRGILDISGSFSSLLTSNGQFGSLLEGLNPNGSGVKMVLGDFAETLNTGHVLDTSSARDPGMDMKRDSNSESYVGLQGGDSSCWTGGNGWPDLAIYTPGSSFQ, encoded by the coding sequence ATGCAAGACCCAGCAATATTCCAACCCACCCAACCGCATTTCCCAGAGCAAGAGCAACTCAAATGCCCACGCTGTGATTCCTCAAACACCAAGTTCTGTTACTTCAACAACTATAACCTTTCACAGCCACGCCACTTTTGCAAGAACTGTAGGAGGTACTGGACCAAAGGCGGTGCTCTGAGAAACATCCCAGTGGGTGGTGGAACCCGCAAGAACACAAAGCGGGCATCAAACCCAAAACGATCTTCATCTTCATCGGCTTCAtcatcaacaacatcaaattCGGTGGTGCAGAACCCGGGTCCGGAGAATGACCCAAACCGGCTTTATGGTGCTGCTGTAGGGGATCAGGACCGTGGGATTCTGGATATCTCAGGGAGCTTTAGTTCTCTTCTGACATCAAATGGGCAGTTTGGAAGTCTTCTGGAGGGTCTGAACCCCAATGGGTCCGGTGTGAAAATGGTACTGGGTGACTTTGCAGAGACTTTGAATACGGGCCATGTGTTGGACACGAGTTCTGCTCGAGACCCGGGAATGGACATGAAGAGGGATAGCAATTCAGAGAGTTATGTAGGTTTGCAGGGTGGCGATTCAAGCTGTTGGACTGGTGGTAATGGATGGCCCGATCTTGCCATTTACACACCAGGTTCAAGTTTTCAGTAG